In Candidatus Sericytochromatia bacterium, one DNA window encodes the following:
- the ybeY gene encoding rRNA maturation RNase YbeY — protein sequence MPVCLNDEQGMALDASHWQSLAEALHEACGLSPEDEWSLSWVSREAIQSLNRDYRGVDAPTDVLAFSLEEGEEAWPSPMPGRMLGDVVVAVEVAAEQAARRGHGLDAELALLMVHGLLHLLGEDHDTPTRKTRMWQRQAELLTQIGFPEPISVDDPPAQKPASRRRKAAGA from the coding sequence TTGCCGGTCTGTCTAAATGACGAACAGGGGATGGCGCTGGATGCCTCCCACTGGCAGTCTCTGGCGGAGGCCTTGCACGAAGCGTGTGGCCTCTCTCCGGAGGACGAGTGGTCCCTCAGTTGGGTCAGCCGCGAGGCGATTCAGAGCCTGAATCGAGACTATCGCGGGGTCGATGCGCCGACCGATGTGCTGGCTTTTTCCTTGGAGGAAGGCGAGGAGGCCTGGCCCTCGCCCATGCCCGGGCGGATGCTCGGCGACGTGGTCGTCGCTGTCGAGGTGGCCGCGGAACAGGCTGCGCGCCGTGGACACGGCCTCGATGCCGAACTGGCCTTGCTGATGGTACACGGCTTGCTTCATCTGCTCGGGGAGGATCACGACACCCCGACCCGCAAGACCCGAATGTGGCAGAGGCAGGCCGAACTGCTGACCCAGATAGGCTTTCCCGAACCGATCTCCGTGGACGACCCGCCAGCCCAGAAACCGGCTTCCCGGCGCCGGAAGGCGGCTGGTGCGTGA
- a CDS encoding diacylglycerol kinase family protein, giving the protein MRFKAATLLASFTFAASGIYFCLRTQRNMRIHVVAGVLAMAMGAWLRLPAFHMALIAVVSSLVVTMEMINTAIENAVDLYTHRRHPLAKIAKDVAAAAVLVSAINAVLVGVLLLGPPLLREIQNVQLGQAAHQALL; this is encoded by the coding sequence GTGAGGTTCAAGGCTGCCACGCTACTGGCCAGTTTCACGTTCGCCGCGTCGGGGATTTATTTTTGCCTGCGCACCCAGCGCAACATGCGAATTCACGTGGTCGCGGGGGTGCTGGCCATGGCCATGGGCGCTTGGCTGCGTTTGCCCGCCTTCCATATGGCCTTGATCGCGGTCGTCAGTTCCCTCGTCGTGACCATGGAAATGATCAACACGGCCATTGAAAATGCGGTGGACCTTTACACCCATCGGCGTCATCCGCTTGCGAAAATCGCAAAGGACGTCGCTGCCGCCGCGGTGCTGGTGAGCGCGATCAATGCCGTATTGGTGGGGGTTCTGCTGTTGGGGCCACCCCTGCTCAGAGAGATTCAAAATGTTCAACTCGGCCAAGCGGCACACCAGGCGTTGCTATGA
- a CDS encoding HDIG domain-containing protein, translating into MTDRLISLAQRVVPPRVQSMALQPSTHQALNVLVASLLSLLLLVLAQPRFATALAEGHWLPLGGLVMVLGTVLALIVGYLRQYEATVVSSIRQLYLITLVVVGTLAAAWAFSVLRLDPFVSPLVACGMLLTVFVNSRVALVISFPMALFLVQFPGHDGTSTLVSVMALMVAVYAVSRVQQRYDVVRAGGIAALMAAWSVAALFSLDGVTWQDWGLHAVSAAGSGFGSAILVVGVLPLVEDLFGITTTFKLLELASPSQPLLRELQMKAPGTYHHSILVGNLAEAAAEAIGADALLVRVGAYYHDIGKTKRPYFFVENQLGMANQHDRISPRLSALVITAHVKEGLDMAREHNLPGIIQDFIATHHGTSLVSFFYHQAVQAEGQRQVQEEHFRYPGPRPRTRETGIVMLADGVEASCRSLKHPTPEQIEAMVRKIVEKRLSDGELSEAPLTLKEIDKISAAFIRVLSGLFHQRIEYPDQVFRELRGGGIEMELKGRRVAGLSK; encoded by the coding sequence ATGACGGATCGCCTGATCTCGCTGGCGCAGCGTGTGGTGCCGCCTCGGGTGCAGTCGATGGCCCTGCAGCCGTCGACCCATCAGGCACTCAATGTCCTGGTGGCCAGCCTATTGAGCCTTCTCTTGCTGGTTTTGGCTCAGCCTCGCTTTGCCACGGCCCTGGCCGAGGGCCACTGGTTGCCGCTGGGCGGCCTGGTCATGGTGCTTGGCACCGTTCTTGCTTTGATTGTCGGTTATTTGCGGCAGTACGAGGCCACGGTGGTGTCCTCTATCCGTCAGTTGTATCTCATCACGCTCGTCGTGGTGGGAACGCTGGCAGCGGCTTGGGCCTTCAGTGTGCTCCGGTTGGATCCTTTCGTCAGCCCGCTGGTGGCGTGCGGCATGCTGCTGACGGTTTTCGTCAACAGCCGCGTGGCGCTGGTGATCAGTTTCCCGATGGCGCTGTTTCTGGTGCAGTTCCCAGGGCACGATGGAACGTCGACCCTGGTGTCCGTGATGGCGCTGATGGTGGCGGTTTATGCCGTCAGTCGCGTGCAGCAGCGCTACGACGTCGTGCGCGCCGGCGGGATTGCCGCCTTGATGGCGGCGTGGTCCGTGGCGGCCCTGTTCAGCCTTGATGGCGTCACCTGGCAGGATTGGGGACTGCACGCCGTATCGGCCGCCGGTTCAGGCTTCGGGTCCGCCATCCTGGTGGTGGGCGTGCTGCCACTGGTGGAAGACCTGTTCGGCATCACGACCACCTTCAAGCTGCTCGAGCTCGCCAGCCCCAGCCAACCTCTGTTGCGGGAACTCCAGATGAAGGCTCCGGGCACCTACCACCATTCGATCCTGGTTGGGAACCTGGCAGAGGCGGCTGCGGAGGCCATCGGGGCCGATGCCTTGCTGGTGCGCGTAGGGGCTTACTATCACGACATCGGGAAGACCAAACGCCCCTATTTTTTCGTGGAAAATCAACTGGGAATGGCGAATCAGCACGACCGGATCTCGCCGCGGTTGTCGGCGCTGGTCATCACCGCGCACGTCAAGGAAGGCCTGGACATGGCGCGCGAGCACAACCTTCCGGGCATCATTCAGGACTTTATCGCGACGCATCACGGCACCAGCCTGGTCTCCTTCTTCTATCACCAGGCGGTGCAAGCTGAGGGACAGCGGCAGGTGCAGGAGGAGCATTTCAGGTACCCCGGGCCACGTCCACGCACTCGCGAAACGGGCATTGTGATGTTGGCGGACGGGGTCGAGGCCTCCTGCCGCTCTCTGAAACACCCCACTCCCGAACAGATCGAGGCGATGGTTCGCAAGATCGTTGAGAAGCGCCTGTCGGATGGTGAACTGTCGGAAGCCCCGCTGACGCTGAAAGAGATTGACAAGATTTCTGCTGCCTTCATTCGGGTTCTTTCGGGATTGTTCCACCAGCGCATCGAATATCCCGACCAGGTCTTCCGAGAACTTCGGGGCGGGGGCATTGAGATGGAATTGAAGGGGCGTAGGGTTGCCGGTCTGTCTAAATGA